The DNA sequence atcaagagcctccaacttTGCTAGTCGAAGTCGAgtattttcttcatcagtgatcccttcttgaatagctaatcgtaatgaaggtatttgacgctcaAGTGGAAAAATGGCGTCAACTTCATAGACAAGTGAGTAAGGGGTCACTTGTGTTGGTGTGCGGTGAGTTGTCCTATATGCCTACAGATCTTCTTCATACGGTCATGCCAatctcgtttggatttggagacgaTATTCTTTAGcaagttgcatagagtcttgttgaatgcctcagctagaccattggcggcaaCATTGTACATAGAAGAGTTATGTTGCTTGAATacaaagagatcacaaatcttgttcatcaacttGTTATCGAATGGCTTaccattatccgttattatgtaacaggaatgccaaagcgatagatGATATTTACTCGGATGAAGTTTGCAATATtctccttctttacttccttgAGGGCAATGGCTTtcgcccattttgagaagtaatCGATTGCAGCCAAGATATACAAATGTCCGCCTGAATATTTTGGTAGCTGTgcaacaacatccaatccccaagcgtTAAATATCGATGATGCAAAGGTCGGATGTAGCACTTCAGGAGGCTGATGAATAAAATTTTCATGGGACTggcaagccttgcatcttcgagcaTAGTCCAAGTAATCTTTTAACATTGTCGGCaaataatatcccatcctttttatatggaagtggagctttggtTAGATTGATATGATCCACGTAACCCATAATGTGCTTCTTGCAAAGGTTGGAGTGCTTCATCTTCCCCTAAtcatcgcaagagtactccctcgaatgatcttctgtatagagtatctttgtagtaaaggaatcTAGGCGCACGACGACGAATTTTAGTCCTTCTCCTCGGATTTACTGTAAGTATCCCATTGCGCAAGTAATCGATAATGGGTTGTTTCCATTCTTCCTTATCAGCTTCAGAAATAACGACAAGATGCTCGAGTTAATTTTCATCACTTTCACCCTCCTTTGGcggcggtactacccatttttggtaGATAGTAACTTGCACTTGATTAGGCAGGGTTAATGATGAAGCTAGGGCAGCTAAG is a window from the Nicotiana tomentosiformis chromosome 10, ASM39032v3, whole genome shotgun sequence genome containing:
- the LOC138899780 gene encoding uncharacterized protein, whose translation is MGYYLPTMLKDYLDYARRCKACQSHENFIHQPPEVLHPTFASSIFNAWGLDVVAQLPKYSGGHLYILAAIDYFSKWAKAIALKEVKKENIANFIRQHNSSMYNVAANGLAEAFNKTLCNLLKNIVSKSKRDWHDRMKKISIQEGITDEENTRLRLAKLEALDEKRLEAQHSL